The following DNA comes from Lentibacillus sp. Marseille-P4043.
CTTTGTAGGTTTTTACCTTTATTTGTAAGGACTATCCCTCCGAAAGTACTCATTCATTATCACCTACCTATATTCTTCTATGTTCCCTTGATGGACAAAGCCACCACAATAAAGATCCATTCTTTCAACCTGCAGTAATACAACCTTATCCAATGTAGATCTTTTGTTTTTTACCGAATCTAAAGCTCTTACAAATATCTCCGCTCTATCAGTGGTAGCTGAAGGATCACTGGTTAAAACCCTGAAACGATAAGGAGTGTCGCCGTAGTCGAACCACTCGGACACTTCGCCTTCACTGAATAAAGTTTGAATAAGTGTTTCGACCGCCAAAGGAGTACCTTTGATTTGATGTAAAAAAACTGAT
Coding sequences within:
- a CDS encoding phage tail protein I, with the translated sequence MSNQTIRDVNLLDILPANLRSDPDIIAASKAVDLGFLELTNEINNIMILPNVNNASEAILDHLAYFFHVDFYDMELDIGTKRKLVNESVFLHQIKGTPLAVETLIQTLFSEGEVSEWFDYGDTPYRFRVLTSDPSATTDRAEIFVRALDSVKNKRSTLDKVVLLQVERMDLYCGGFVHQGNIEEYR